Proteins encoded together in one Branchiostoma floridae strain S238N-H82 chromosome 18, Bfl_VNyyK, whole genome shotgun sequence window:
- the LOC118405619 gene encoding gamma-aminobutyric acid type B receptor subunit 2-like — protein MLLRGMEAKRSVRFGKTIILLYILSAASKTEALKTNLTIMGFFPNSEAAFGGEAGSGLPAAVELALQDINENNNVLADYNLVMLWNGTKCDPAIGTKVFFDAMYQLPPKLMLYGGTCSSVTSLISMSAPYWDLTQLSYDVTSPEFSDREKYPTFFRTVPSDLDFNPARVRLLRHFNWTRVATLYQDETNLAIVHSQLESSLVKAGMNFTAQGFVDAESVRRRMKQIKESDARIILGLFDERMARHVFCEAYKLNLYGKRYAWILNGPYSSRWWNRTADCTRDQMRKAVEGALISNFLERSTSNHRTISGKTPAEYERQYHQRVSGKRTNPFHGYAYDGVWVIALALDKVLRQLQQEGNVPRVKLTYERQEDMKVFMFDAVKETDFQGVTGKVRFKDGDRLGTILYEQIQEGSEVRVGEYFAENDSIALHSVQWQGDNPPRDKTLRVEELRRVPLALYIMISVMAMLGIFMAIVFLFFNIKYRNQRFVKMSSPYLNTLIIVGCIFIYLFVCLLGLDGALISETTFEGLCTVRTWMLTVGFTLAFGAMFSKTWRVHVIFTNTKMKKMAIKDVKLFGIVAVLLLMDIVILTTWQVVDPLQRGLQTFPAEPGREVTVVPVLEHCDSNNFTLWLAVIFVYKGLLLIFRCFLAWETRHVNIPALNDSKYIGMSVYNVVIMCVIGAGISFVIKDRQNEAFVLTSLFIILCTTITLCLVFVPKLVTMRNMAAEERTKFKCMLTRRSGSKGTDSDKQMSAAEKTRRLLIENYKLKKTLQDKTEQLDSLMRQLQVDSDIDVDAETTCSYVRDTCQESPRSPSMSGALLIVPKHKPTSSTSSYSADSADVFDMKTSSTQSSVSFNLPPSLSGGNLGNETNQNIKMHRKCNGTRADSVEQEKTAVRQKQILITMVTNV, from the exons TGTGATCCTGCCATCGGGACCAAGGTGTTCTTTGACGCCATGTACCAGCTCCCACCCAAACTGATGCTGTACGGAGGCACGTGCTCCAGTGTGACGTCACTCATTAGCATGTCTGCACCTTACTGGGACCTGACACAG CTGTCTTATGATGTAACGTCGCCAGAGTTCTCCGACAGAGAAAAGTACCCGACGTTCTTTCGGACGGTGCCCTCTGACCTGGACTTTAACCCCGCCAGAGTGAGGCTGCTCAGGCACTTCAACTGGACACGTGTGGCGACACTGTACCAAGATGAGACCAATTTGGCAATA GTTCACAGCCAACTAGAAAGCTCCCTTGTGAAGGCTGGGATGAACTTTACAGCACAAGGGTTTGTGGACGCAGAATCCGTACGGCGGCGTATGAAACAAATTAAG GAATCTGACGCTAGAATCATTTTGGGTCTCTTCGATGAAAGGATGGCAAGACATGTCTTCTGTGAG GCTTACAAACTGAACCTGTACGGAAAGCGGTACGCCTGGATACTTAACGGCCCGTACAGCAGCAGGTGGTGGAACAGAACTGCGGACTGCACCCGGGACCAGATGCGGAAGGCTGTGGAGGGGGCGCTGATTTCGAACTTCCTGGAACGTAGTACGAGTAACCACAGGACCATTTCCGGGAAG ACGCCAGCAGAATACGAACGGCAGTACCACCAGCGAGTGTCAGGCAAAAGGACCAACCCTTTCCACGGGTACGCCTATGATGGCGTGTGGGTGATCGCTCTGGCTCTAGACAAGGTTTTGAGACAGTTACAACAGGAAGGAAACGTGCCACGCGTTAAACTGACCTACGAGAGACAAGAAGACATGAAGGTTTTCATGTTTGACGCAGTTAAGGAGACGGACTTTCAAGGAGTAACG GGAAAAGTACGATTCAAAGACGGTGATAGACTTGGAACAATCCTGTATGAGCAGATTCAAG AAGGTTCAGAGGTTCGAGTGGGAGAATACTTTGCAGAAAATGACTCCATTGCTCTTCACAGTGTGCAATGGCAAG GTGATAACCCACCACGTGATAAGACCCTGCGTGTGGAAGAGCTAAGAAGAGTACCACTGGCCCTGTACATCATGATCAGTGTCATGGCAATGTTGGGAATCTTCATGGCTATCGTATTCCTTTTCTTCAACATCAAGTACAGGAATCAAAG GTTTGTTAAGATGTCCAGTCCATATCTGAACACTCTCATCATAGTGGGCTGTATCTTCATCTacctgtttgtgtgtctgcttGGTCTGGACGGCGCGCTGATCTCAGAGACTACATTTGAAGGACTATGTACG GTGCGCACTTGGATGCTGACCGTGGGCTTCACCCTTGCGTTTGGGGCCATGTTCAGTAAGACCTGGAGAGTCCACGTCATCTTCACCAACACCAAGATGAAGAAAATGGCCATCAAGGATGTGAAACTGTTCGGCATCGTGGCCGTGCTTCTCCTGATGGACATCGTGATTCTCACTACGTggcaggtcgttgaccccctACAGAGAGGCCTGCAAACGTTTCCCGCAGAG CCTGGAAGGGAAGTTACCGTTGTGCCAGTGTTGGAGCATTGTGACAGCAACAACTTCACCCTATGGCTGGCTGTGATCTTTGTTTACAAGGGACTTCTACTG ATATTTAGATGTTTCCTGGCCTGGGAGACACGCCACGTGAACATCCCGGCTCTGAACGACAGCAAGTACATCGGCATGAGCGTGTACAATGTCGTCATCATGTGCGTCATCGGAGCCGGGATCTCATTCGTCATCAAGGATCGCCAGAACGAGGCTTTCGTGCTGACGTCACTCTTCATCATCCTCTGTACTACCATCACTCTGTGCTTGGTGTTTGTGCCTAAG CTAGTGACCATGAGAAACATGGCGGCCGAGGAGCGGACCAAGTTCAAGTGCATGCTGACCAGACGCTCGGGGTCAAAGGGCACGGACTCCGACAAACAGATGTCAGCCGCAGAGAAGACCAGAAGACTCCTCATCGAGAACTACAAACTCAAGAAAACACTACAAGAC AAAACCGAACAGCTGGACTCCTTGATGAGACAGCTTCAGGTGGATAGTGACATTGACGTTGACGCAGAAACTACGTGCAGTTACGTCAGAGACACCTGTCAGGAGTCTCCACGGTCACCGTCAatgtcag GAGCTCTGCTCATAGTCCCGAAACACAAGCCGACCAGCTCCACCTCTTCCTACTCAGCCGACAGCGCAGACGTTTTTGACAT GAAAACGTCCTCTACACAGTCAAGTGTGTCGTTCAACTTGCCGCCATCTTTGTCCGGAGGCAACCTCGGGAACGAGACCAACCAGAACATCAAGATGCACCGGAAGTGCAATGGAACGAGAGCGGATTCAGTGGAACAAGAAAAGACAGCTGTGAGGCAAAAGCAAATCcttatcaccatggtaaccaacgTATGA